The stretch of DNA TCCGTCCTATTGTGGAGAATGATGAAACCGTGGATCTTCAACTGAAAGAAATCCCTCCGGAAAAGGCAATTATCTTATGCAATGCTGCTTTGGGTAATGGAATAATGAAAGAAGTCAGGGATTTTGTATATGTCAAACCCGAAACTTTTGATGCATCGAAAAGCCAGGAAATTGCAGGAAGAATCGGAATTCTCAATGACAAGCTTACGATGGAAGGCCGTTTCTATATCCTGGTCGGGCCAGGAAGATGGGGTTCAACCGATCCCTGGCTGGGCATACCGGTGAAATGGCCTCAGATTGCATCTGCCCGGTTGATTGTAGAATCAGGCTTAAGTGATTACAGGATAGACCCGAGCCAGGGAACACATTTCTTTCAGAATCTTACCTCCTTTAGGGTCGGCTATTTCACCATCAATCCCTATATTCAGGATGGGCATCTGGATATTGACTATCTTAATTCGCTTGAGGCGCATTTTGAAGACGAATTCATACGGCATATACGCTTTCCGGAACCTCTTCTCGTGGAGATCGACGGGAAGAAAAATATGGGCGTGGTCTTTAAAATGGGAGAAAGGGATGAAAACAACCTGTAGAATAAAATATTCATTAATACCTTTTTATTATGTTCCGAAATAGTTTTGCAGGATTTATCCTGATAGTTTTGTTCCTCCTTGTATCCTGTCATCAGGCGGATGAAGGAAAATGGATCGTTACCGAGCGTATTCAATATGATGTACCGGTAAGCAACCCCGATCCGGAAGCCGACTGGTGGGTACAGAATCTCCCCGGCCCGCAGCGTGAAACCTTCCTGAAGGAATTGCTTTCAAAAGCAAAAAGCGGAGATGTCCAGGCATGGGATTATTTCCATAAACCATTGACTACCACTAATGTTCAACAAATCGGTATCGATACACTTGTGAAGAGGTTACGAAGAGACATACCCCCGTATGAGGAATTTGACACCATAGTAGTTACATCACTGGAACTGAAAGACATCACCCGTATCCGTTTCCTCGAAGAGTGGAAAATGCAGGAAGGTACGCTGAATATTGAGAAAAGGGTTATCGGGATCGCTCCTGTAAAAATGGTGGAATACAACGGGGTTGAGTATTCCATGCCTCTATTCTGGATTTATCTCGACCCCGAATATCCTGGAAAGTTATTGCAATAAGCAGGAATTGAATACTTTTGTCGGGTTTTTAATAAAGGTTTTACAGGGGTTTCTCCCCGAAAGGATGGTTTATGCAGGCTCAGGATAAAACAAACCCGGAGATTTTTCAATGGACCCTGCCTAATGGTTTAAGGCTGGTCCACCGTTATGCCGATTCACCGGTTTCACATTTCGGGTTATTCATCAATACCGGTTCGCGGGATGAAACCGATGAAGAAAACGGTCTGGCTCATTTCATCGAGCATGTGATTTTCAAGGGCACAAAAAAGCGCAAAGGTTTTCATATCCTGAACCGTATCGAAACTGTGGGGGGGGAGTTGAACGCATTCACAACCAAGGAGATCACTGCTTTATATTCCACTTTCCTGAGTCAGCATTACCCCAGGGCGGTAGAGCTCATTGCAGATATAGCTTTTCATTCGGTTTTTCCTGAAAAGGAACTCGAAAAGGAAAAAGAAGTTATCATCGACGAAATCAATTCGTATCGTGACAATCCCTATGAGTTAATATACGATGAATTTGAAGAGATGATCTTCCGGGGACATCCGCTTAGCCGGAATATACTTGGTGAACCCGAAAGGATACGGTTGTTTTCCCGTGATGATGTTATTCGCTTTATATCCGAAAATTACCTCAGTAACCGGATGGTTTTATGCTCGGTGGGGAAAATGTCTCCCGGTCGGTTTTTCACGATGGTTGAACAATACTTTACCGGTATTCCTGAAAGAATTGCAACTCGGGAAAGGCTTACTTTCACACCACAGGGGCCATTATCGGAAACCAGGAGCAGGAATACGCACCAGACGCATTGCATGCTCGGGGCTCCTTCGTTCTCCCGTTCAGACCCCCGAAAAACTACCCTTATGTTGTTGAACAATATCCTGGGAGGCCCCGGACTAAACAGCAGGCTTAGCCTTCTGGTAAGAGAGAAGCATGGA from Bacteroidota bacterium encodes:
- a CDS encoding insulinase family protein, with the protein product MQAQDKTNPEIFQWTLPNGLRLVHRYADSPVSHFGLFINTGSRDETDEENGLAHFIEHVIFKGTKKRKGFHILNRIETVGGELNAFTTKEITALYSTFLSQHYPRAVELIADIAFHSVFPEKELEKEKEVIIDEINSYRDNPYELIYDEFEEMIFRGHPLSRNILGEPERIRLFSRDDVIRFISENYLSNRMVLCSVGKMSPGRFFTMVEQYFTGIPERIATRERLTFTPQGPLSETRSRNTHQTHCMLGAPSFSRSDPRKTTLMLLNNILGGPGLNSRLSLLVREKHGYTYNIESMYQSYSDTGLWCVYMGTTNGSADKTLGLVIKELKKLRDQPLGILQLSRAKMQLTGQIAIHFEANQSKMLSLGKSLLMDNRVDTLGSFNRKIEKITAKDILEVANIVFDEKNLSYLTYISSE